GCTTCGAAGAAGTCTCGTCTCCATCCTCGTCCAACATGGCGCTATAGTCGAATAGCTGGACCTTGCCGCTGATCAGCCCGACAGCGAGCAAGTTCTCATCCTCCCCAGGATGGAACGAGACGTCCAGCGCATCCGAAGACAGCGCAATGTCCATCGTAGGCACCCCGCACGGTCACAGACGGACCGTTGGAGCGATTCTATCACGTGATCCGCTCACTTTTTTGCGGCGGTTGGCCAAagctgcagctgcacgaCCATGAGCGCCGAGAAGAGCaaggtcgtcggcgtcgagccgaCGAAGGACAAGAAAGAGAAGAAGGACAAGAAGGACAAGAAGGACAAGAAGGACAAGAAAGAGAAAAAAGAAAAGAAGGAAAAGAAGGAAAAGAAAGACAAGAAGGACAAGAAGGACAAGCAGGAGGAggccgtcgctgcgcctgtCCCCACGGCTGCGTCCAAGGCTACGGTACGTTGCATCACTAACCCAGACGTCCAAAGAGGCTCGTGAGTTCCTGGAGAAGAACAGCATTACGATGGAAATGCCCGAGGAGAGCACGGAGCGTCCGCCGTTGCCGATGCTGTCctttggcgagctcgacggcaaGATCGATGCGAGCCTCAAGGAGCGCTTTGACGCCGAGGGTTTCAAGCAGCCTACGCTCATCCAGTCGTGCTGCTGGCCTGTCCTGCTGCAAGGCAAAGACATTGTCGGTATCGCCGAGACGGGTTCCGGCAAGACGCTTGCGTTCGGTGTGCCGGCACTCCAGTACGTGATTGAGAACCAGccgaagaagaagaagaacaCGATCCAGGTGCTCGTCAttgcgccgacgcgcgagcttgCGATTCAGACGCGCGACAACCTCGCGCGTGTGAGCGAGCCGCTGGGCTTTGGCACGTTCTGTGTCTATGGTGGTGTGTCTAAGTCggagcagctgcgtgcgctggagAACAACGCGCTGCCTGTGCGCATTGTTGTCGGTACTCCGGGCCGTGTGCTCGATCTTGCGCGCGAAGGCTCACTGGATCTGAGCAACGTCAGCTACCttacgctcgacgaggccgaccgTATGCTCGACAAGGGTTTCGAGCCGGATATCCGTGCGATTATCGGCATGACCAAGTCGCACGACGAGGGGCGCCATACCAACATGTTCAGTGCGACGTGGCCGCCGGCTgtgcgcggcctcgccgagacgtTCATGCGCTCGCCTGTGCGTGTGAcggtcggcagcgacgagctgaGTGCGAACCGCAAGGTGTCGCAGacggtcgaggtgctgcaggACGGTCGCGAgaaggagcgccgcctcaaCACGTTCCTGCGCTCGGTCAACGCGCAAACGGCCAACGACAAGATTCTCATCTTTGCACTCTACAAgaaagaggcgcagcgtgtgGAAGGTACGCTGAAGCGCTGGGGATACCGTGTCTCGGGCATCCACGGCGATCTCAACCAGCACGAGCGTATCGCGAGTCTCGAGGCGTTCAAGACAGGCGAGACGCCTCTGCTGGTTGCAACCGatgtcgcggcgcgtggaCTGGATATTCCGaacgtcgagcacgtcgtcaACTACACCTTCCCTCTTACAATTGAAGACTATATTCACCGCATTGGGCGTACCGGCCGTGGCGGCAAGACGGGTAAGGCCCTCACTTTCTTTACCGACGAGGACAAGGCGCACGCGGGCGAGCTGATTCGTGTCCTGAAGGACGCGGACCAGCCTGTGCCGGACGCGATGGACAAGTTCCCAACGACCATCAAGCGCAAGTCGCACTCGAGCTACGGTGATCACTACAAGGAGCTCGTTCCCGGAAAGGCGAAGAAGATCACCTTCGATGATGATTAGTGTATAACAAGGTAGAATGCAACCGTGTGAGTGAAAGGATGCTAGGGGAACCACTGCGCAATGGAGGGCAAATGGAGTGGAGTCCAAAAAAATTTGGCAAAAAAAAACTCCCAACGTGGGGCTCGAACCCACGACATTCAGATAACTCTTCGTAACCGAAGAGACCCTTTTAAGAGTCTGACGCTCTACCGACTGAGCTAGCCGGGATAAATTCTGAAGGTGGACAAGTCGTTGGGTGTCTATAACGCTTCTCGACTCCGCGGTAGCCTCGCACGGCCGCTTTCTTGTTCTCTCTATCCTTTGTACTGTCTACAACCTCTTTTCCTCTACTCTGAAAGCGACACTGCTGTTAGTCATTGCACGTACTCAGGCTCCCCACAAAGGTGAGGAtgaggcgctggcgcagctccaCAATATCCTCGGGCACCAAGAAAatcagcgcgccgagcttgcgggCAATGCTGATGGCCAGTTTCGCGTTGAGCTTGCACTCCTCCTCGGTATCGCCATTGGTCACAAGCGAGTAATCGACGATTCCCTTGCGCATcgtgtcgagcaggtcCAAGAAGAACTTGGCATTGGCCAGGCTCGGGTCGCGGAACGAGCGGACCGGGGACTTGCCAGCTGCCTTTACGCGGCTGTTGGCCCAGTTGAGAATTTCAAGGTCCGACACCGActtgccgctgcgcgaaaGTTCTGCGAGGGTCTTGGTAATGTTCATGCGCATGATCTGCCAGACTAGGCCGAGCGTCAGGGTCTTGGCGCCGTCGGTGATGTCGGCGCCCTGGATGCCGACGATGTGCAAGTTGTTTGCGCGGGCGACTTCGATGGCATAGTTGGTGTTCTCGACCATCTTGAAGCGCGACAGTTCCTGGCCCTCGCGCGGCTTAGAAACGCGCTTCCAGTTGATGGAGCCCGGAGCGACCTTGTCAAAGGCCTGTGCGAGAATATTGCCGTCCTTC
The Malassezia japonica chromosome 2, complete sequence genome window above contains:
- the DBP3 gene encoding RNA helicase (COG:A; EggNog:ENOG503NV0I); amino-acid sequence: MSAEKSKVVGVEPTKDKKEKKDKKDKKDKKDKKEKKEKKEKKEKKDKKDKKDKQEEAVAAPVPTAASKATTSKEAREFLEKNSITMEMPEESTERPPLPMLSFGELDGKIDASLKERFDAEGFKQPTLIQSCCWPVLLQGKDIVGIAETGSGKTLAFGVPALQYVIENQPKKKKNTIQVLVIAPTRELAIQTRDNLARVSEPLGFGTFCVYGGVSKSEQLRALENNALPVRIVVGTPGRVLDLAREGSLDLSNVSYLTLDEADRMLDKGFEPDIRAIIGMTKSHDEGRHTNMFSATWPPAVRGLAETFMRSPVRVTVGSDELSANRKVSQTVEVLQDGREKERRLNTFLRSVNAQTANDKILIFALYKKEAQRVEGTLKRWGYRVSGIHGDLNQHERIASLEAFKTGETPLLVATDVAARGLDIPNVEHVVNYTFPLTIEDYIHRIGRTGRGGKTGKALTFFTDEDKAHAGELIRVLKDADQPVPDAMDKFPTTIKRKSHSSYGDHYKELVPGKAKKITFDDD